One Rhizobiales bacterium GAS188 DNA window includes the following coding sequences:
- a CDS encoding creatinine amidohydrolase: MTEVLWNRMTAETLRGRAAQGAIVLLPVASTEQHGPHLATGVDDYLCSEACRRAAVLVAKERPIVVAPTVWCGLAEHHIAFGGSFTLTLSTYYALLRDLCQSILRAGFKQILIVNGHGGNITALNAFTTELTRELSAPIATTTYIMAGLEETKAVLEDQDGIMHACEGETSMMMALKPDLVDHSRLPEAHGASLGISGALSRPMHAWKSFKDLTPSGVMGDARRSTPAKGEAILDACAKGIAERLLKGEPWA, translated from the coding sequence ATGACCGAAGTCCTATGGAACCGCATGACGGCCGAGACCTTGCGCGGGCGTGCCGCACAAGGCGCGATCGTGCTCTTGCCCGTCGCCTCGACCGAGCAGCACGGGCCCCATCTCGCGACCGGCGTCGACGACTATCTGTGCAGCGAGGCTTGCCGGCGTGCCGCCGTGCTGGTCGCCAAGGAGCGCCCGATCGTGGTGGCGCCGACGGTATGGTGCGGCCTCGCCGAGCATCATATCGCCTTCGGCGGCTCCTTCACGCTGACGCTCTCGACCTATTACGCCTTGCTGCGCGATCTCTGCCAGTCGATCCTGCGGGCCGGCTTCAAGCAGATCCTGATCGTCAACGGCCATGGCGGCAACATCACGGCGCTCAACGCCTTCACCACCGAATTGACGCGCGAGCTCTCGGCCCCCATCGCCACCACCACCTACATCATGGCGGGGCTCGAGGAGACGAAGGCCGTTCTCGAGGACCAGGACGGCATCATGCATGCCTGCGAGGGCGAGACCTCGATGATGATGGCGCTGAAGCCCGATCTCGTCGACCATTCGCGCCTGCCGGAAGCCCATGGCGCGAGCCTCGGCATCAGCGGAGCGCTGTCGCGACCGATGCATGCCTGGAAATCCTTCAAGGACCTCACGCCCTCGGGCGTCATGGGCGATGCGCGGCGCTCGACGCCCGCCAAGGGCGAAGCCATTCTCGATGCCTGCGCCAAGGGCATCGCCGAGCGGCTGCTGAAGGGCGAGCCCTGGGCGTAG
- a CDS encoding Microcystin degradation protein MlrC, contains DUF1485 domain has protein sequence MRIFAASLGTETNTFSPIPTSYANFEASFAYGPGEHPDAPKHTTAPLYVARKRAVRDGFTLIEGSCFWAEPSGTCGKADYEMMRDRILDELKAALPVDGVLFGLHGAMVAYGYDDCEGDLIERARRLAGPKAVIGCEYDLHCHLTEKRIANADISILYKEYPHTDFLERAEELVTLVLRAIKGEIKPVSSLYDLRLISFFPTTIEPMRSFVDKMAALESSQPGVLSISFGHGFQHADVPDLGSRMLVVTDGRKQEGDRLAKALSEEVIAKLEALTPKLLAQEEALVKALARNDGATVIADTSDNAGGGAASDNTDMIRMLLDKGVEDAALGPLWDPVAVRFCFTVGLGARFKLRFGGKSGPDSGSPIDAEVEVTGLCRDSWQSFGAAKTKLGDTAAIRLGGVQVVLVSHRNQALGRELFTNVGIDPAKKRIVVVKSANHFRDAFGPIAKEVLYANGKGNVPINCRSHPFARVMRPLWPLDPRPEGRFVL, from the coding sequence ATGCGCATTTTCGCTGCCTCGCTCGGGACCGAGACGAACACCTTCTCGCCCATCCCGACCTCCTACGCCAATTTCGAAGCCTCCTTCGCCTATGGGCCGGGCGAGCATCCCGACGCCCCCAAGCACACCACGGCGCCGCTCTATGTCGCCCGCAAGCGCGCCGTGCGCGACGGCTTCACCTTGATCGAGGGCTCCTGCTTCTGGGCCGAGCCGTCGGGCACCTGCGGCAAGGCCGATTACGAGATGATGCGCGACCGCATCCTCGACGAGCTCAAGGCCGCGCTGCCGGTCGACGGCGTGCTGTTCGGGCTGCACGGCGCCATGGTGGCCTATGGCTATGATGATTGCGAAGGCGACCTCATCGAAAGGGCGCGCCGGCTCGCAGGGCCGAAGGCCGTGATCGGCTGCGAATATGATCTGCACTGCCATCTGACCGAGAAGCGCATCGCCAACGCCGATATCTCGATCCTCTACAAGGAATACCCGCATACGGATTTCCTCGAGCGGGCCGAGGAGCTGGTGACTTTGGTGCTGCGCGCCATCAAGGGCGAGATCAAGCCGGTCTCCTCGCTCTATGATCTGCGCCTCATCAGCTTCTTTCCGACCACGATCGAGCCGATGCGCTCCTTCGTCGACAAGATGGCGGCGCTCGAGAGCTCGCAGCCGGGCGTGCTGTCGATCTCCTTCGGCCACGGCTTCCAGCACGCCGACGTGCCCGATCTCGGCTCGCGCATGCTGGTCGTCACCGATGGCCGCAAACAGGAGGGCGACCGTCTCGCCAAGGCGCTGTCCGAGGAGGTGATCGCCAAGCTCGAGGCGCTGACCCCGAAGCTCCTGGCCCAGGAGGAGGCGCTGGTCAAGGCGCTCGCCCGCAATGACGGGGCGACGGTGATCGCCGACACCTCCGACAATGCGGGCGGAGGGGCGGCCTCCGACAATACCGACATGATCCGCATGCTCCTCGACAAGGGCGTCGAGGACGCGGCCCTCGGCCCGCTCTGGGATCCGGTCGCGGTCCGCTTCTGCTTCACGGTGGGCCTCGGCGCGAGGTTCAAGCTGCGCTTCGGCGGCAAGAGCGGCCCCGATTCAGGATCACCCATCGATGCCGAGGTCGAGGTGACCGGGCTCTGCCGCGACAGCTGGCAATCCTTCGGGGCCGCCAAGACCAAGCTCGGCGACACGGCCGCCATCCGGCTCGGCGGGGTCCAGGTGGTGCTGGTCTCGCATCGCAACCAGGCGCTCGGCCGCGAGCTGTTCACCAATGTCGGCATCGATCCGGCGAAGAAGAGGATCGTCGTGGTGAAATCGGCGAACCATTTCCGCGACGCCTTCGGGCCGATCGCCAAGGAGGTGCTCTATGCCAACGGCAAGGGCAATGTGCCGATCAACTGCCGCAGCCATCCCTTCGCCCGGGTGATGCGCCCGCTCTGGCCCCTCGATCCGCGGCCGGAAGGCCGGTTCGTCCTGTAG
- a CDS encoding peptide/nickel transport system substrate-binding protein, producing MTTTRRRFVQGGVATATLVAAPAIGRAQSTPSPAKTLKAVMQGDLRSFDPIWTTANITSYHAGMVYDTLFGVDADNKPQPQMVESFGPSEDQLTWTFKLRDGLKFHDGAPVTSADCIASIRRWAVRDGAGQHMFQRVKDTSAKDDRTFSIALKEPYPLILDAFAKAGTPVLYVMRRKDAETDPMQQVVEHVGSGPFTFNTKETKQGASYVYDRNPNYVPRAEPPSGMAGGKIAKLDRVVWENVADDQTAIAALQNGEIDFYELPPIDLIDQLEADKNIHVEVLNKSGQMVWCRMNWLYPPFDNVKARQAMLYLINQLDVMKAAFGNPKYYRSCGSYFGCGVPMENDENTQWFKQAPDKAKAAQLFKEAGYDGRPVVILQPTNFAVFNTADQLLAQWLKEIGVNAQLAASDWGGVVTRRAVREPPEKGGWNIFVTSASGASFGNPITLVGHAANGDKGWFGWPKDDKHEQLRDKWAKAQPQDRLAVAKEIQQNAWNFVPHAYMGLYLQPAAWRANVKGVIGMPELIPFWNMEKT from the coding sequence ATGACAACGACACGCCGGCGCTTCGTTCAAGGGGGCGTCGCCACGGCGACGCTCGTTGCGGCGCCCGCCATCGGCCGGGCTCAGAGCACCCCTTCGCCCGCCAAGACCCTCAAGGCCGTGATGCAGGGCGATCTGCGCTCCTTCGACCCGATCTGGACGACGGCGAACATCACTTCCTACCATGCCGGAATGGTCTACGACACGTTGTTCGGCGTCGACGCCGACAACAAGCCGCAGCCGCAGATGGTCGAGAGCTTCGGCCCCTCCGAGGACCAGCTGACCTGGACCTTCAAGCTGCGCGACGGCCTCAAATTCCATGACGGCGCCCCCGTGACCTCGGCCGATTGCATCGCCTCGATCCGGCGTTGGGCGGTGCGCGATGGGGCCGGCCAGCACATGTTCCAGCGCGTCAAGGACACGAGCGCCAAGGACGACCGGACTTTCTCCATCGCCCTCAAGGAACCCTACCCGCTGATCCTCGATGCCTTCGCCAAGGCCGGCACTCCGGTGCTTTACGTGATGCGCCGGAAGGATGCCGAGACCGACCCGATGCAGCAGGTCGTCGAGCATGTCGGCTCGGGCCCCTTCACCTTCAACACCAAGGAGACGAAGCAGGGCGCCTCCTATGTCTATGACCGCAATCCGAACTATGTGCCGCGCGCCGAGCCGCCCTCAGGGATGGCCGGCGGCAAGATCGCCAAGCTCGACCGTGTCGTCTGGGAGAATGTGGCCGACGACCAGACTGCCATCGCCGCCCTGCAGAATGGCGAGATTGATTTCTACGAATTGCCGCCGATCGACCTCATCGACCAGCTCGAGGCCGACAAGAACATCCATGTCGAGGTGTTGAACAAGTCCGGCCAGATGGTCTGGTGCCGGATGAACTGGCTCTACCCGCCCTTCGACAATGTGAAGGCGCGCCAGGCCATGCTCTATCTCATCAACCAGCTCGACGTGATGAAGGCCGCCTTCGGCAACCCGAAATATTACCGCTCATGCGGCTCCTATTTCGGCTGCGGCGTGCCGATGGAGAATGACGAGAACACGCAATGGTTCAAGCAGGCGCCCGATAAGGCGAAAGCGGCGCAGCTCTTCAAGGAAGCGGGCTATGACGGGCGCCCCGTCGTCATCCTGCAGCCGACCAATTTCGCCGTCTTCAACACTGCCGACCAACTGCTCGCCCAATGGCTCAAGGAGATCGGCGTCAATGCCCAGCTCGCGGCCTCCGATTGGGGCGGCGTCGTGACCCGCCGCGCCGTGCGCGAGCCGCCGGAGAAAGGCGGCTGGAACATCTTCGTCACCTCGGCCTCGGGCGCCTCCTTCGGCAACCCGATCACCCTCGTCGGTCACGCGGCCAATGGCGATAAGGGTTGGTTCGGCTGGCCCAAGGACGATAAGCACGAGCAGCTCCGCGACAAATGGGCGAAGGCCCAGCCGCAGGACCGGCTCGCCGTCGCCAAGGAGATCCAGCAGAATGCCTGGAACTTCGTGCCGCATGCCTATATGGGGCTCTATCTGCAGCCGGCGGCCTGGCGCGCCAATGTCAAGGGCGTGATCGGCATGCCGGAGCTCATCCCCTTCTGGAACATGGAGAAGACTTGA